From one Gimesia sp. genomic stretch:
- the gap gene encoding type I glyceraldehyde-3-phosphate dehydrogenase — MAAVKVGINGFGRIGRITFRALAARPDEFEVVAINDLGDPQKLAWLLKYDSVQGRFPGTVEAEGSNLIVNGKTVRVCAERDPRNLPWKELGVEVALESTGFFTKREADGNPGYDSHITAGARKVVISAPAKDTPDMTVVFGVNDDQLTSEHNCVSNASCTTNCLAPMAKVIHENFGIEHGLMTTVHAYTNDQRVSDQLHSDPLRARAAAVNIIPTTTGAAKAVGLVLPDLNGKLTGLSLRVPVPAGSITDLVVTLSKDVSADDVNAAMKAAAEGPLKGILEYNTDPIVSSDIIGNTHSSIFDASWTTQIGGNMIKVLSWYDNEYGYSNRTADMIARLAQL; from the coding sequence GTGGCTGCTGTAAAGGTAGGTATTAACGGTTTTGGACGCATTGGTCGTATCACATTCAGAGCACTGGCTGCCCGTCCCGACGAATTCGAAGTGGTTGCCATCAACGACCTGGGTGATCCTCAGAAACTGGCGTGGCTGTTGAAGTACGACAGTGTTCAGGGTCGTTTCCCCGGAACTGTCGAAGCGGAAGGCAGCAACCTGATCGTCAACGGTAAAACCGTACGCGTCTGTGCAGAACGCGATCCTCGCAATCTGCCCTGGAAAGAACTCGGAGTCGAAGTGGCTCTGGAATCCACCGGTTTCTTCACCAAACGTGAAGCAGACGGCAACCCCGGTTACGACAGCCACATCACCGCTGGTGCTCGTAAAGTAGTGATTTCCGCTCCTGCTAAAGACACTCCGGACATGACCGTTGTCTTCGGCGTTAACGATGATCAGCTGACTTCAGAGCACAACTGTGTTTCCAACGCCAGCTGTACCACCAATTGCCTGGCTCCCATGGCCAAAGTCATTCACGAAAACTTCGGTATTGAGCACGGTCTGATGACCACAGTGCACGCTTACACCAACGACCAACGTGTTTCTGACCAGCTGCACTCCGACCCGCTGCGGGCCCGTGCTGCCGCTGTTAACATCATTCCGACCACCACCGGTGCTGCCAAAGCCGTTGGTCTGGTTCTGCCCGACCTGAACGGCAAACTGACCGGCCTCAGCCTGCGTGTTCCGGTGCCCGCTGGTTCAATTACTGACCTGGTAGTAACCCTCAGCAAAGACGTCTCAGCTGACGATGTCAACGCTGCCATGAAAGCAGCCGCTGAAGGCCCACTGAAAGGCATCCTGGAGTACAACACCGATCCGATCGTCTCCAGTGACATCATCGGCAACACTCACAGCTCCATCTTTGACGCCAGCTGGACCACCCAGATCGGCGGCAACATGATCAAAGTCCTGAGCTGGTACGACAACGAATACGGTTACTCAAACCGGACGGCCGACATGATCGCTCGTCTGGCGCAACTCTAA
- the rpe gene encoding ribulose-phosphate 3-epimerase, with the protein MIDSNTKHKLLSAAPVIAPSMLKCDFGNLHREVELLDAAQAPVLHWDVMDGHFVPNLSYGAMLIERVRPLTKSFFDAHLMISNPEKYVDDYIKAGCDSITVHIEALPEPQGLLDRLKEAGVLPGLAISPQTPLERIEPYLDACGLVLVMSVEPGFGGQSFIETSPERIRQLKSMISPETILSVDGGIDPDTIGAAAQAGANYFVVGSAIFNEPDYATAVSDLARIARSRTASLT; encoded by the coding sequence ATGATTGACTCGAATACCAAACACAAACTGTTATCAGCTGCACCGGTAATTGCTCCCTCGATGCTGAAGTGTGACTTCGGCAACCTCCATCGTGAGGTCGAGCTGCTGGATGCCGCTCAGGCGCCCGTACTCCACTGGGATGTCATGGATGGGCATTTTGTCCCTAACCTCTCCTACGGAGCCATGCTCATTGAGCGGGTCAGACCATTGACCAAGTCGTTTTTCGACGCCCACCTGATGATCAGCAATCCCGAAAAGTATGTAGATGACTACATTAAGGCTGGCTGCGATTCGATTACCGTCCATATCGAAGCACTGCCGGAACCACAGGGGCTGCTGGATCGTCTCAAGGAGGCAGGGGTCTTACCCGGTCTGGCGATCAGCCCCCAGACACCACTGGAACGGATTGAACCGTATCTGGATGCCTGCGGACTGGTGCTGGTGATGAGCGTGGAACCTGGCTTTGGGGGGCAGTCCTTCATCGAAACCAGCCCCGAACGAATCAGACAATTGAAATCAATGATCTCTCCGGAAACGATTCTCTCTGTGGATGGAGGCATTGATCCAGATACCATCGGCGCAGCAGCTCAGGCCGGTGCCAATTACTTCGTGGTCGGAAGCGCCATTTTTAATGAGCCCGATTACGCAACTGCTGTCAGCGATCTGGCCCGGATAGCCAGAAGCCGGACAGCTTCCTTAACATAA